The Blautia hydrogenotrophica DSM 10507 genome window below encodes:
- a CDS encoding 2-oxoacid:acceptor oxidoreductase family protein, with translation MTGMIFSGFGGQGILTTGMIAAEAGMKLGMHVTWYPSYGSQMRGGTANCSVKLDTKDIASPYVKEIDILCAMNAASVDKFQGHMRPGALLLVDAGAVPESHPMREDVQVVRVPVAEIANECENPKGANLVMLGAIAAHTDLFEVETLAKLVDEFFAKKGKTNPKNKLCLLAGAKCE, from the coding sequence ATGACAGGAATGATATTTTCAGGGTTTGGCGGCCAGGGAATTTTGACGACAGGAATGATTGCTGCAGAAGCCGGTATGAAATTGGGAATGCATGTGACTTGGTATCCTTCTTATGGTTCTCAGATGCGAGGGGGCACGGCGAATTGCAGTGTAAAATTAGATACAAAAGACATCGCAAGTCCATATGTAAAAGAAATTGATATTTTATGTGCGATGAATGCGGCTTCTGTAGATAAATTTCAAGGGCATATGAGGCCGGGTGCTTTGCTTTTAGTGGATGCTGGGGCAGTACCAGAATCTCATCCAATGAGAGAAGACGTACAAGTAGTACGAGTTCCGGTCGCTGAGATAGCAAATGAATGTGAGAATCCTAAGGGCGCGAATTTGGTAATGTTGGGAGCAATTGCGGCACACACGGATTTATTTGAAGTTGAGACGCTTGCAAAGTTGGTGGACGAATTCTTCGCAAAAAAGGGGAAGACAAATCCTAAAAATAAATTGTGCCTGTTGGCAGGAGCAAAATGCGAATAG
- a CDS encoding thiamine pyrophosphate-dependent enzyme, translated as MKLKKPDRIGILPETGFCPGCGHGVVSRLVAEVADELNINEKLVITHDVACGYIGAAMMRFDSIVSAHGRPIPTASGYQKVRPDNIACAYLGDGSAYSIGVAELIHAALRNDNITVIVVNNTVYGMTGGQMAPTSLPGEKTMSSVYGKDPDRYGTLNVVDLIGKQKIAYLARGELYDVASTAKTKKMIQKAFENQMEKRGFSLVEVLSPCPTNLHMAPLKAKEYMHTEARNYFSLGEFIDVTKEGSK; from the coding sequence ATGAAACTTAAAAAACCTGACAGAATAGGTATTTTGCCAGAGACTGGGTTTTGTCCTGGCTGTGGGCACGGAGTGGTTAGCCGTTTAGTAGCCGAGGTGGCTGATGAATTAAACATAAATGAAAAATTGGTGATAACACATGATGTTGCCTGTGGTTACATTGGCGCGGCGATGATGCGGTTTGATTCGATTGTGTCAGCACATGGACGTCCGATTCCAACGGCAAGTGGATATCAGAAAGTTCGTCCTGATAATATTGCCTGTGCATATCTGGGGGATGGGTCTGCGTATTCCATAGGTGTTGCAGAATTGATTCATGCGGCACTGCGAAATGATAATATAACGGTTATCGTTGTAAATAATACTGTTTACGGAATGACCGGAGGACAGATGGCTCCGACTTCTTTACCGGGAGAAAAGACAATGTCTTCTGTATATGGAAAAGACCCCGATCGTTACGGAACTTTAAACGTAGTAGATTTGATCGGTAAACAGAAAATTGCCTATCTTGCAAGAGGGGAACTATACGATGTGGCAAGCACTGCGAAAACTAAAAAAATGATTCAAAAGGCGTTCGAAAACCAAATGGAAAAAAGGGGATTCAGCCTGGTAGAAGTTCTGTCGCCGTGTCCTACGAATTTACATATGGCACCATTGAAGGCAAAAGAGTATATGCATACAGAAGCGAGAAACTATTTCTCATTGGGTGAGTTTATTGATGTGACAAAGGAGGGGTCCAAATGA
- a CDS encoding FadR/GntR family transcriptional regulator, with the protein MFEPIHNKNNYQYIVDQIKQLILDGELIVGDRLPSERDLSEMYQVSRASVREALKALETIGLLESRHGGGNYIVNHLKEQLTDNLSLVFVLDHCKLKDLTSLRYALELEIMRNIIRKNNPETKKQLQELLIEIENARSTKEIEQIDVKFHTLIASLADNPLLQYLQASIHSVYSTSIEFLNATYPSWDDVSLEESQAYQSEIIQALLSRNMETVQQALDKHYQYNPGINIDLLYENYASSKNNTPK; encoded by the coding sequence ATGTTCGAACCAATTCATAACAAAAACAATTATCAATACATAGTAGATCAGATTAAACAGTTAATTTTAGACGGGGAATTGATCGTCGGTGACAGGCTCCCCTCTGAAAGAGATCTCTCTGAAATGTATCAAGTGTCCCGTGCTTCCGTAAGAGAGGCTTTAAAAGCTTTAGAAACCATCGGCCTATTAGAATCCCGCCATGGCGGAGGAAATTATATTGTAAACCATCTCAAAGAACAGTTGACAGACAATCTCTCCTTGGTATTCGTATTAGACCATTGCAAATTAAAAGATTTAACCAGTCTCCGCTATGCGTTAGAATTGGAAATTATGCGCAATATCATCCGTAAGAATAACCCTGAGACAAAAAAACAATTACAAGAGCTGCTCATAGAAATCGAAAATGCAAGATCAACCAAAGAAATCGAGCAAATTGATGTAAAATTTCATACTCTCATCGCTTCTTTGGCTGATAACCCACTCCTGCAATACCTTCAGGCTTCCATACATTCCGTATATTCGACAAGCATTGAATTTTTAAATGCCACCTATCCATCCTGGGATGACGTGTCTCTGGAGGAGTCACAGGCTTACCAGTCAGAAATCATTCAAGCATTGCTCTCACGAAATATGGAAACCGTTCAGCAGGCACTCGATAAGCACTATCAATACAATCCGGGCATAAATATTGACCTTTTATACGAAAACTACGCAAGCAGCAAAAACAACACTCCTAAATAG
- a CDS encoding PLP-dependent aminotransferase family protein has translation MTELAKRMKTAEPSIVRELYKVWTLPGMHSLGAGNPSLKTFPVKEMEEISKQIYEECSRDHSMVDAIFSYGVTEGDDPLRKELKKRYMEYYKNGNPKTDDLQIFTGAQQVIDLTAKCFLNSGDVVLTEEHSYSGAISAFWGYEGKVVGVKTDEEGMLPDALEEMLQKEEHVKLIYLIPTFQNPMGIVTTLDRRQAIYDLAVKYDVMILEDSPYFELRYSGEYVPSIKSLDKTGHVIFAGSLSKVLTPGVRLGFAIANKNVLAKLTVGKQCQDMNNPGYNQRIAARYIENYDLSAHIQDCCTLYRSKRDTMMNALEKELTGKATWTHPEGGFFVWLTLPSHISGDEFTRYLIDKKKLITVCGSAYRPDGSDVNAIRLNFSVPSEEEIQFCVHLIREALEEWVDKA, from the coding sequence ATGACAGAGCTAGCAAAACGTATGAAAACAGCGGAACCTTCGATTGTGCGAGAACTTTATAAAGTATGGACATTGCCGGGGATGCATTCACTTGGAGCTGGTAATCCTTCCTTAAAGACGTTTCCGGTAAAGGAAATGGAAGAAATTTCGAAGCAGATTTATGAAGAATGCTCAAGAGATCATTCCATGGTGGATGCAATCTTTTCTTATGGGGTTACAGAAGGGGACGACCCACTTAGAAAAGAATTAAAGAAACGTTATATGGAATACTATAAAAATGGAAATCCAAAGACGGATGATCTACAGATTTTTACCGGAGCACAGCAGGTAATTGACTTGACTGCAAAGTGCTTTCTTAACAGCGGTGATGTTGTACTGACGGAGGAACACAGCTATTCTGGTGCAATTTCAGCTTTTTGGGGGTATGAGGGAAAAGTAGTAGGGGTAAAAACGGACGAAGAAGGAATGCTCCCTGATGCTCTGGAAGAAATGCTTCAAAAAGAAGAACATGTAAAATTAATTTATTTGATTCCGACTTTCCAGAACCCTATGGGTATTGTTACAACGTTGGATAGACGACAGGCAATTTATGATCTGGCTGTAAAATATGATGTGATGATTTTGGAAGACAGTCCTTATTTTGAGCTGCGTTATTCAGGGGAATATGTGCCTTCCATTAAGAGTTTGGACAAGACCGGTCACGTGATTTTCGCAGGATCTTTATCAAAAGTTCTTACACCAGGAGTGCGCTTGGGATTTGCGATTGCGAATAAAAATGTATTGGCAAAATTAACTGTTGGAAAACAGTGCCAGGATATGAACAATCCAGGGTATAATCAGCGGATTGCAGCGAGATATATAGAAAATTATGATCTGAGTGCACATATACAGGATTGCTGTACTCTATATCGTTCCAAACGAGATACTATGATGAATGCCTTAGAGAAAGAGTTGACAGGGAAAGCAACATGGACTCATCCAGAAGGAGGATTCTTTGTATGGCTGACTTTACCCTCACATATATCAGGAGACGAATTTACCCGGTATTTAATTGATAAGAAAAAATTGATTACGGTATGTGGTTCTGCATACAGACCTGATGGGAGTGATGTGAATGCAATTCGTCTGAATTTTTCAGTGCCATCGGAAGAAGAGATACAATTTTGCGTTCATTTAATTCGGGAAGCATTGGAGGAGTGGGTAGACAAAGCATAA
- a CDS encoding ABC transporter permease encodes MKGLIYQLKNVRKDKFCVMSFLLPILVAIALNVIGSIDLSSLGELNFGVVTQSSTSEMKVWLERYGTVTAYQTREELIAAINDPSTNLIGVEPDGDSIKTVISGDELSVFYQAASTLPDLYRRRGTEVVNIQVLEQPDLMAGYQNIFIAITLIVAMFMGCTFNAVNIISEKEDGIALINEILPISSKEYIAQKIFIGFVFGSISAILTAIFCFRLSPVEVPVMLILIILSAFVSALIGLFVGWASDGLMAGVVYIKIVMIVFMAVPTVSYLVGKGNKIFSYLCYLVPSSATFEGIMGLGNGNIAIARKDVIILAIHCVFWLLLYLALSKYRKKYNNLNQKQH; translated from the coding sequence ATGAAAGGTTTGATATATCAGCTTAAAAATGTCAGGAAAGATAAGTTTTGTGTCATGTCTTTTCTCCTGCCTATTTTGGTTGCTATAGCACTCAATGTTATTGGTTCTATTGACCTTTCCTCTTTGGGCGAATTAAATTTTGGTGTGGTTACCCAAAGTAGCACATCGGAAATGAAAGTCTGGCTGGAACGATATGGTACTGTTACGGCTTACCAAACGAGAGAGGAGTTGATTGCAGCGATCAATGACCCTTCTACCAATCTGATTGGTGTAGAACCTGATGGGGATAGTATAAAAACTGTCATATCTGGTGACGAGTTGTCAGTATTTTATCAGGCTGCAAGTACACTCCCAGATCTCTACAGGCGGCGCGGAACAGAAGTAGTCAACATACAAGTTTTAGAACAACCCGACTTAATGGCAGGCTATCAGAATATTTTTATTGCTATTACCTTGATTGTGGCAATGTTTATGGGGTGTACTTTTAATGCCGTGAATATCATTTCTGAGAAAGAAGATGGAATTGCTCTTATCAATGAAATCCTGCCCATATCCTCAAAAGAATACATTGCCCAAAAGATTTTTATTGGCTTTGTGTTTGGGTCTATATCTGCTATTCTCACAGCGATATTTTGTTTTAGACTGTCCCCTGTGGAGGTGCCAGTTATGTTAATCTTGATTATACTTTCCGCTTTTGTGTCCGCTCTGATCGGACTGTTTGTAGGCTGGGCTTCTGATGGCCTGATGGCAGGCGTAGTTTATATCAAAATTGTTATGATTGTATTTATGGCTGTTCCTACTGTGAGTTATCTGGTAGGGAAGGGAAACAAAATCTTTTCATATCTGTGTTATCTTGTTCCATCTAGTGCAACGTTTGAGGGAATTATGGGATTGGGAAATGGTAACATAGCAATCGCTCGAAAAGATGTTATCATTCTTGCTATTCACTGCGTCTTTTGGCTTTTGCTCTATTTAGCCCTGTCTAAATACCGGAAAAAGTATAATAACTTAAATCAAAAGCAGCATTGA
- a CDS encoding response regulator transcription factor has protein sequence MANILIVEDEKKMQEIIVEYMQRGGHICFTADDGIDALVVLKSNPMDLMILDIMMPNLDGFSVCKIAREMSNLPIIMLTAKGSEDDKLKGYDLGADDYMTKPFSPKVLLAKANALLRRSSLLPADTINAGKISLVPASHKVFVNGKEIVLTHKEYELLYFFMVNPEQIFSREQLLNRIWGYDFEGTTRTVDTHIKTLRQKLGDEGKHIVTLIRSGYKFEVAV, from the coding sequence ATGGCAAACATTTTAATTGTCGAAGATGAAAAGAAAATGCAGGAGATCATTGTCGAATATATGCAGCGTGGCGGACATATCTGTTTTACGGCTGATGATGGAATAGATGCTTTGGTGGTGCTAAAAAGCAATCCGATGGATTTGATGATACTGGATATTATGATGCCAAACCTTGATGGCTTTTCGGTCTGCAAAATAGCGAGAGAGATGAGCAATCTTCCCATCATCATGTTGACTGCGAAAGGGAGTGAAGATGACAAACTGAAAGGTTATGACTTGGGTGCTGATGATTATATGACAAAGCCATTCAGCCCAAAGGTACTTTTAGCAAAGGCAAATGCTTTATTACGACGTTCCTCTTTACTTCCGGCAGATACCATAAATGCAGGAAAAATTTCTCTTGTTCCTGCCTCCCATAAAGTTTTTGTGAATGGAAAGGAAATTGTGTTGACTCACAAGGAATATGAATTGCTTTATTTTTTTATGGTGAATCCCGAACAGATTTTCAGCCGCGAACAGTTGCTAAATAGGATATGGGGGTATGACTTTGAGGGAACGACGAGAACAGTTGATACACATATCAAAACCCTGCGCCAAAAGTTAGGCGATGAGGGAAAGCATATTGTGACACTGATTCGTTCCGGTTATAAGTTTGAGGTAGCGGTATGA
- a CDS encoding ABC transporter ATP-binding protein translates to MIEVKDLTFSYGKNKQALHGLTFSVRDGEIFGFLGPNGSGKSTTQKILTGILKGHGGTVSLFGEDLQNAHMQEVFQKIGVLFEFPYLYANLSALDNLRYFASFYPKEQQRDVEELLDELEFKRDFLKKPVSSYSKGMRQRVSMARALISNPKLLFLDEPTSGLDPAGAVLFRKIIEKERKKGTTIFLTTHNMLDADLLCDRVAFISNGNIVALDAPRNLKEKNSNHSIIISYLYQGKRSEQMMEASELKASIPFAYDELISVHSQEPTLEDVFIQYTGRRLS, encoded by the coding sequence ATGATCGAAGTCAAAGATTTGACTTTTTCCTATGGAAAAAATAAGCAGGCATTACACGGCTTGACTTTTTCTGTACGGGATGGAGAAATTTTCGGCTTTTTAGGACCAAATGGTTCCGGTAAGTCTACGACCCAAAAGATATTGACCGGTATATTGAAAGGCCATGGCGGAACGGTATCTCTGTTTGGAGAAGATTTGCAAAATGCGCATATGCAAGAGGTCTTTCAAAAAATAGGTGTCCTGTTTGAATTTCCTTATCTGTATGCTAATTTGAGTGCTCTTGATAATCTGCGTTACTTTGCTTCATTTTATCCCAAGGAGCAGCAGCGAGACGTGGAAGAATTGCTTGATGAATTGGAGTTTAAGAGGGATTTTCTGAAAAAGCCGGTGTCCTCCTATTCAAAGGGGATGCGCCAGCGCGTTAGCATGGCGCGAGCCTTAATCAGTAATCCTAAACTTCTATTTTTGGATGAACCGACCAGCGGCCTTGACCCTGCTGGAGCTGTGCTTTTTCGCAAAATTATAGAAAAAGAGCGGAAAAAGGGAACAACGATATTTCTAACGACTCATAATATGCTTGACGCTGATCTGCTTTGTGACAGGGTGGCATTTATCTCAAATGGAAACATTGTGGCGCTTGATGCGCCGAGAAACCTGAAAGAGAAAAACAGCAATCACAGCATTATCATAAGTTATCTGTATCAAGGCAAACGGAGCGAACAGATGATGGAGGCTTCTGAATTGAAAGCGAGTATCCCGTTTGCATATGACGAGCTGATCAGTGTTCATTCCCAAGAGCCAACTTTAGAGGATGTGTTTATCCAATATACAGGAAGGAGACTGTCTTGA
- a CDS encoding MFS transporter: MNEGKKKFPWLPMFALAFAYATAFNPPYIRYFLYDSMIEAMGCSNVQLSFLTTVSVITAFINSIPGGWVADRFNTKKILLISLGANFPAILLSVIFIKVYWVQVIVWGIFGCTTGFAFWPAVLKGIRIVGGENNQSTTFGMFEATQGLVATVGNMIAVGVFAKFANQIWGYRAAHFSMGILCLIGVVLIAIFYKDEMGTVAAEAGEEQSEEGKFKVKDTLELLKNPSLWLVAVTLCGVYGLYICQSYMTPYFTGVLGASLTITGVFAIMRDYGTKVVGGPIGGLIAKKIGSPSLLNAICLVVCAGFIFTISRIKTGGENVVTFAIIFVLVNALVCCMAKATMWATMDEANIPMHLTGTAISIVTLIAIYVPDAVMPLVNGWLLDTFADDLPKAYSNYFTILISMAFIAALAAISIFVRHKKLKKKKLQTSAKE, encoded by the coding sequence ATGAACGAAGGAAAAAAGAAATTTCCATGGTTACCTATGTTTGCATTAGCGTTTGCCTATGCAACAGCTTTTAATCCTCCATATATCCGATATTTTCTGTATGATTCCATGATCGAGGCAATGGGATGCAGTAACGTACAGCTGAGTTTCCTGACAACCGTTTCTGTTATCACAGCATTTATCAATTCGATTCCAGGCGGCTGGGTGGCAGACCGATTCAATACAAAAAAAATATTGCTGATTTCTTTAGGGGCGAATTTTCCAGCAATTCTGTTGTCCGTAATTTTTATAAAGGTGTATTGGGTTCAAGTTATTGTATGGGGCATTTTCGGTTGTACTACAGGTTTTGCTTTCTGGCCTGCAGTGCTAAAAGGAATTCGTATCGTTGGCGGTGAAAATAATCAGTCTACGACATTTGGAATGTTCGAGGCAACGCAGGGATTGGTAGCGACAGTTGGAAACATGATTGCAGTAGGAGTGTTTGCAAAATTTGCGAATCAGATTTGGGGATATCGGGCAGCACATTTTTCTATGGGAATTCTTTGTTTGATCGGAGTGGTTTTAATTGCGATTTTCTATAAGGATGAGATGGGGACGGTAGCTGCAGAAGCCGGTGAGGAACAATCTGAGGAAGGGAAATTTAAGGTTAAAGATACCTTGGAATTATTGAAAAATCCAAGTCTGTGGTTAGTTGCTGTGACACTTTGCGGAGTGTATGGATTATATATCTGTCAGTCTTATATGACGCCTTATTTTACAGGAGTTTTGGGAGCGTCTCTTACGATAACCGGAGTTTTTGCGATTATGCGAGACTATGGAACAAAAGTTGTGGGAGGACCGATTGGAGGTTTGATTGCGAAAAAAATAGGCTCGCCTTCATTACTGAATGCGATCTGTCTCGTAGTTTGTGCAGGTTTTATTTTCACGATTTCACGGATTAAAACAGGCGGAGAAAACGTTGTGACGTTTGCAATTATTTTTGTACTCGTAAATGCACTCGTTTGCTGTATGGCAAAAGCTACTATGTGGGCGACAATGGATGAGGCCAATATTCCGATGCATTTGACAGGAACGGCGATCTCCATTGTGACATTGATTGCGATCTATGTGCCAGACGCAGTTATGCCACTGGTCAATGGATGGTTATTGGATACGTTTGCAGATGATTTGCCCAAGGCGTATAGTAATTATTTTACGATTTTGATTAGTATGGCATTCATAGCGGCCTTAGCCGCGATTTCGATCTTTGTTCGTCATAAAAAACTGAAAAAGAAGAAATTGCAGACTTCTGCAAAAGAGTAA
- a CDS encoding ABC transporter permease, which produces MMVSGKFFLVAFGSFLIYTLFINFGYLNLMEAEIYNVYLYDPSGTQTDVSPLVYSVSSPEELIKAIAKDTSGVGIDACDGEPNVILYEATEKADQHRVDYALSLLHSDGEYMPEIVGNNTPEMKQRKEITCELLFIEIVAVGFLGIASVLFKEKQMGVIRVHVIIPLNKNLFVFSKVFLFLLTDLVFAVLMTLFNIGISETKSILPAVLIQTAILSLIVAFVGFGCAMLLKDFKQFSLVYLVTALFVVTPIFLAANTSVKVTWLAVHPFYHVYMGLKNAFFGMPVTNPVYYICVVCTVIVFFGMVNLVFRKEMGREG; this is translated from the coding sequence ATGATGGTATCGGGAAAATTCTTTTTGGTGGCTTTCGGATCGTTTCTGATTTACACCTTGTTTATTAACTTTGGCTATCTGAATTTGATGGAAGCTGAAATTTATAATGTTTATCTCTACGACCCGTCTGGAACACAGACAGATGTTTCTCCACTGGTTTATTCTGTATCTTCGCCAGAAGAATTAATAAAAGCCATTGCAAAGGATACAAGCGGCGTGGGAATTGATGCCTGTGATGGGGAACCTAATGTTATACTTTACGAGGCTACGGAAAAAGCAGACCAACACAGAGTAGACTATGCGCTGTCATTACTGCACTCTGATGGAGAATATATGCCGGAAATTGTAGGCAACAATACTCCTGAAATGAAGCAGCGTAAGGAAATCACTTGCGAATTGTTGTTTATTGAGATTGTCGCAGTAGGATTTTTGGGAATTGCGTCTGTTTTATTTAAAGAAAAACAGATGGGCGTTATTCGCGTCCATGTAATCATACCCTTGAATAAGAATCTGTTTGTTTTTTCCAAAGTTTTTCTTTTCTTGCTGACAGATTTAGTATTTGCTGTCTTAATGACCTTGTTCAATATTGGGATTTCAGAGACAAAAAGCATTTTGCCAGCGGTTTTAATACAAACGGCAATCCTTTCTTTGATTGTAGCGTTTGTGGGCTTTGGCTGTGCGATGCTGTTAAAGGATTTCAAACAATTTTCGCTTGTATATCTGGTGACTGCGCTATTTGTGGTAACTCCTATTTTTCTGGCAGCAAATACATCGGTAAAAGTGACATGGCTTGCTGTTCATCCGTTTTATCATGTATATATGGGGTTGAAAAACGCATTTTTTGGTATGCCAGTAACTAACCCTGTTTATTATATCTGTGTGGTATGTACCGTTATTGTATTCTTTGGAATGGTTAATCTGGTGTTCCGTAAAGAAATGGGAAGGGAGGGCTGA
- a CDS encoding sensor histidine kinase has protein sequence MKILENINIFSLRKKILLVSKLIGIVLIVSYVLSGYLPVSTDVSFVIWLSFVVVLTLAIDFTMAHFISKPVSELNESARTMARLDFTHPCKVTSHDEFGELSKSLNIMAENLQKAFRELEVANEKLMLDVEQKKCLLAERKELADNLSHEMKTPLGIIRAYAEGLQEEANEAKRQKYFEIIVAETERMSNLITTLLDLSALENGASQLRPERFDFVEFLETVAGRLLIDTPDADFSLQYELPGHPVYVWADKSRMEQVLDNLIVNAKRNVYPGGVLKLSLKKNSNQLDFSIFNQGLPISQENLSKIWTKFYRDQNSRYSGSGLGLAIVAQILSMQNLPYGAENQPGGVVFYFSIPSIK, from the coding sequence ATGAAGATTTTGGAAAATATAAATATCTTTTCATTACGCAAAAAAATCCTGTTGGTCTCTAAATTGATTGGGATTGTTTTGATTGTTTCTTATGTGTTATCCGGGTATCTGCCTGTAAGTACAGATGTTTCTTTTGTGATCTGGTTGTCTTTTGTAGTTGTCTTGACTTTGGCGATTGACTTCACTATGGCACATTTCATTTCAAAACCTGTTTCGGAGTTGAATGAATCGGCTCGAACGATGGCGCGATTGGACTTTACTCACCCATGCAAAGTAACAAGCCATGATGAATTTGGTGAATTATCAAAAAGTCTGAATATCATGGCGGAAAATTTGCAAAAGGCATTTAGAGAATTGGAAGTTGCTAATGAAAAATTAATGTTGGATGTGGAGCAAAAAAAGTGTCTGTTAGCTGAAAGAAAAGAATTGGCAGATAACCTGTCACATGAAATGAAAACACCATTAGGAATTATTCGGGCTTATGCTGAGGGGTTGCAAGAGGAAGCGAATGAGGCAAAAAGACAAAAATATTTCGAGATCATTGTTGCAGAGACAGAACGCATGAGTAATCTGATTACGACTTTACTTGATTTGTCTGCACTGGAAAATGGTGCCTCACAACTTCGCCCGGAACGTTTTGATTTTGTTGAATTTCTAGAAACGGTTGCTGGACGTCTGCTGATCGATACTCCGGATGCCGATTTTAGTCTGCAATATGAATTGCCGGGGCATCCGGTTTATGTGTGGGCGGATAAAAGCAGGATGGAGCAAGTATTGGATAATTTGATTGTCAATGCAAAACGAAATGTCTATCCAGGTGGTGTTTTGAAATTGTCTTTGAAGAAAAATAGCAATCAATTGGATTTCTCCATTTTTAATCAGGGGCTTCCAATCTCACAAGAAAATTTGTCAAAAATTTGGACGAAGTTTTATCGTGATCAAAATTCTAGATATAGTGGCTCGGGATTGGGGCTTGCGATAGTTGCCCAGATTTTATCCATGCAAAACTTACCCTATGGGGCCGAAAATCAACCAGGAGGCGTCGTTTTTTACTTTTCTATCCCTTCTATAAAATAA
- a CDS encoding 4Fe-4S dicluster domain-containing protein: MSKLIIDGNRCKSCGYCIAACPRDALSFFRQEGKLYDTVRVDDEKCTCCGSCYQVCPDYVFEIVETEGGAQA; this comes from the coding sequence ATGAGCAAATTAATCATTGACGGGAATCGCTGTAAGAGCTGCGGATATTGCATTGCAGCATGTCCTCGTGACGCGCTTTCTTTTTTTAGGCAGGAAGGAAAATTATACGATACAGTCAGAGTGGATGATGAAAAATGTACTTGCTGTGGTTCTTGTTACCAAGTGTGTCCAGACTATGTGTTCGAAATAGTTGAAACAGAAGGAGGTGCGCAGGCGTGA
- the vorB gene encoding 3-methyl-2-oxobutanoate dehydrogenase subunit VorB yields MKGNEALAEAALRAGCRFYSGYPITPQTEILEYLSWRMDEVGGVFVQTESELAGINMLMGASCAGARVLTSSAGPGFTLKQEGISYLCANDIPGVIIDVMRIGSGLGDISQGQGDYWQLTRGGGHGDYRTIVLAPASVQENVDLMPLAFDLSEKYRHPVLIGSDAAIGQMMEGVELPEFQEAFDIDTYDWTLKGCKGDDLHKTIQNVFYTDFDYPKTLRARYAMIEEKEQRWESYQTEDAQIILVAYGCSSRICKEAVEMGRAEGLKLGLIRPITLWPFPVKAFENLKNVKGFISVEINILGQMVDDVKLATGCRYPVGFVGSFFDVPEPDDILVEARRILMEGQEGK; encoded by the coding sequence ATGAAAGGAAATGAGGCTTTGGCAGAGGCTGCTTTGCGAGCGGGGTGTCGCTTTTACAGTGGCTATCCTATTACACCACAGACGGAAATACTGGAGTATTTATCTTGGAGAATGGACGAGGTCGGAGGAGTATTTGTTCAGACAGAATCTGAATTGGCCGGAATTAACATGTTGATGGGAGCTTCCTGCGCTGGGGCACGAGTTCTGACAAGTTCGGCCGGTCCTGGATTTACACTAAAGCAGGAAGGAATTTCTTATCTGTGTGCCAATGATATACCGGGAGTTATCATTGATGTGATGAGAATTGGTTCTGGCCTGGGGGATATCTCACAAGGACAGGGAGATTACTGGCAGCTTACTAGGGGCGGTGGTCATGGAGACTATCGGACGATTGTTTTGGCACCGGCTTCGGTACAGGAAAATGTTGACTTGATGCCGTTGGCATTTGATTTATCAGAAAAGTATCGTCATCCGGTATTGATTGGGTCGGACGCAGCAATTGGCCAGATGATGGAAGGGGTAGAATTACCAGAATTCCAGGAAGCATTTGATATTGATACTTATGACTGGACCTTGAAAGGCTGTAAAGGAGATGATCTGCATAAGACAATTCAAAATGTGTTCTATACGGATTTTGATTATCCAAAAACTCTTCGTGCAAGATACGCGATGATAGAGGAGAAGGAGCAACGTTGGGAAAGTTATCAGACGGAAGATGCACAAATCATTCTCGTGGCGTATGGGTGCAGCTCCAGAATTTGTAAAGAAGCTGTGGAAATGGGGCGTGCGGAAGGCTTGAAACTCGGACTCATAAGACCGATTACACTTTGGCCGTTTCCAGTAAAAGCGTTTGAAAATCTGAAAAATGTGAAGGGATTTATATCCGTGGAAATTAATATTCTGGGCCAAATGGTGGATGACGTAAAATTGGCGACAGGTTGCCGGTATCCAGTGGGATTTGTGGGCTCATTCTTTGATGTACCTGAACCAGATGATATCCTTGTCGAAGCGAGAAGAATTTTAATGGAAGGACAGGAGGGAAAGTAG